A single genomic interval of Arachis duranensis cultivar V14167 chromosome 7, aradu.V14167.gnm2.J7QH, whole genome shotgun sequence harbors:
- the LOC107496157 gene encoding uncharacterized protein LOC107496157 has translation MFGTAVRFLAKKSKPKMGPIAMKTPPEQRNTITAVLYDIVKENGPITVSNTWERVKEVGLKDLTSKNHMKIMLRWMRERQKLRLVCNHVGAHKQFLYTTWFTDPAAATKPTPSTLPSKQKPSPS, from the exons atgtttgGGACGGCAGTGAGATTCTTAGCTAAGAAATCGAAGCCGAAGATGGGACCTATTGCGATGAAGACACCGCCGGAGCAGAGGAACACCATCACCGCCGTCCTCTACGATATCGTCAAGGAGAATGGTCCAATCACTGTATCCAACACCTGGGAGCGTGTCAAG GAAGTAGGGTTGAAAGATTTAACGAGCAAGAATCACATGAAGATAATGCTGAGATGGATGAGGGAGAGGCAGAAGCTTCGTCTTGTTTGTAACCATGTTGGTGCACACAAGCAGTTCCTATACACTACTTGGTTTACAGATCCTGCTGCTGCTACTAAGCCAACACCATCAACTCTTCCTTCAAAGCAAAAGCCCTCTCCAAGTTag
- the LOC107496050 gene encoding disease resistance protein SUMM2-like → MDCIIGFASSIARDLACGAVDELRYPCCFNNFVDDIQRKEDALIRTRNGVKSRVKHAKKQAIKNTEVFDAWLEGSSPLKNNIEDLLKKARTNKSCCFGLCPNWIWRYHLAKKLSKEKQEIEKCIEEGKEYIQFERVASLPPTLHLSAAKRLKFDSMQYPYEQLMEALKDDKVTTIGLYGMGGCGKTTMALELMRTAETEHLFDKVLFVPVSSKVEVRKIQDKIASMLQFEFPEDGDRERAQRLSQRLTLDDESTLVILDDVWQLLDFGEIGIPSGEDHGNCKVLITTRSGTVCGLMDCQRIIHLATLTDEEAWFLFQKQANISLDMDNNLKQLGRLISDECKGLPVAIAAMAGTLKGKAEDDWRVALDRLRRSIPVNIEKGLQNPYNCLRVSYNNLDTEEAKSLFLLCSVFPEDFNIPVETLIRIAIGLGIVGEVRSLEGARNEVSAAKNMLISSCLLSLSHDNDDGECVKMHDLVRNIALWIAKEENKMVKCALEKDVTFESNSIKYLWCKEVPIDLDCSSIEFLCIKTDLHISDEIFERMESLKVLSLCWEGTHRRALSIASFKSLLNLRCLFLEWWELGDISSIGCMKKLESLTLCLCSFFELPDVVTTQLTNLRLLHLSKCDIETDPLGVIGRQQLLEELYFYDYEWGFDIGEHAEFLKKFSVPQALRRYQIKLGPEFEDYEKEILSGHRTLVLSYFDTSNAAVVDLAKKADVLLLANIKAGGKNIIPDIFQIESGGAMNYRWIELWLRDSETIECLVDTRSHYKQLGALFSELRKLAIERMEHLAALYHGMPPVGLFKNLEQLYIYKCPVLTCLFIRAVARNLIQLEKLEIVSCDGLKYIMADDDTEVKEINREDDILVFSKLKQLRINGCSMLEYTIPVAFAQSLVQLESLEISRCGELKQVFGQSMHQGHNQTEPDIELLALEKLQLTSNSNMVSIFPQHCSATLPSLYEFYLWDCPKFDVAVNSSKANRWKDVRIIEKEFLTSKSLVINNSNMESIFNLDRVDTHGQPITLSLQHLRVLYLCRMKYICVGLENSFAFQHLKKLEIYGCEKVEVIFPVSALRYLPELERLEITECQALKQIIEEDVESKRSSNRFHRQPCFPKLAALFVNNCHNLKRLFCVSVSNDLPNLKLLIIWGASELEELISDEIGKAKVELPKLKLAVLTYLSSLCQEIELPSLMLRVVHDCPKLSLTSSFPTLEEFEGKLSELNKDLEIDEFYRWKLVKMVGEIIKSDSRVEDPTKEVTTYFPVGAEDETRSTMEIHQSIKRDIGEGAASHNGKTVTLSNHSQSARPKSGQLVNSRHKSYSHPTNKNNDNRPVIVRDSEYDVPISFVQIGEEDNNDRKIAPSVSVLAEKHPVTEENLVEKVVADIEESLKMPLKDIASSEANCLRLLTALKFLSHLPLEDESLSSGLKAVVDSLHQEFPSILWSFKQAIAATHRFAVLEEKKRCVMEEPSYQNEKAYEMEETVKKGIIRLGKEIEDCEAEPSSLEEEKKQCIFESTRVKKESESVRRDIPQMVEYQRKAKQQLFEVNYKWSALCSQFQLNHMVARRPS, encoded by the exons ATGGATTGCATTATTGGTTTTGCCTCTTCCATTGCAAGAGATTTGGCATGTGGTGCAGTTGATGAATTGCGCTATCCCTGTTGCTTCAACAATTTTGTCGACGACATTCAACGAAAGGAAGATGCAttgataagaacaaggaatggtGTAAAAAGCCGTGTTAAACATGCAAAGAAACAAGCAATAAAGAATACTGAAGTTTTTGATGCATGGTTAGAGGGATCCAGCCCTCTCAAAAACAATATAGAGGATCTGCTCAAAAAAGCAAGAACAAACAAGAGCTGTTGTTTTGGACTTTGTCCAAATTGGATTTGGAGATACCATCTTGCCAAGAAATTATCAAAGGAAAAACAGGAAATTGAAAAGTGTATTGAAGAAGGTAAAGAGTATATCCAATTTGAACGTGTAGCTTCGCTGCCGCCCACTCTACATCTCTCTGCAGCAAAACGTTTGAAATTTGATAGTATGCAATATCCTTATGAGCAACTTATGGAAGCACTTAAAGATGACAAGGTTACTACTATTGGATTGTatggcatgggaggttgtggtaaAACCACCATGGCATTGGAACTTATGAGGACTGCAGAAACTGAGCATCTTTTTGATAAGGTGCTTTTTGTGCCTGTGTCAAGTAAGGTCGAAGTTCGAAAAATCCAAGATAAGATTGCTAGTATGCTACAGTTTGAGTTTCCAGAAGATGGAGATAGGGAGAGAGCCCAACGTTTGAGCCAGAGACTAACTCTTGATGATGAGAGTACCCTTGTGATCTTGGATGATGTGTGGCAATTGCTTGATTTTGGTGAAATAGGAATACCTTCGGGTGAGGATCATGGAAACTGCAAGGTTCTGATCACCACACGATCCGGAACAGTATGTGGTTTGATGGATTGCCAAAGAATAATTCACTTAGCAACTTTAACTGATGAAGAAGCATGGTTTCTTTTTCAAAAGCAAGCAAACATATCTCTAGACATGgataataatctaaagcaattGGGAAGACTGATATCAGATGAATGTAAAGGGTTACCTGTTGCTATTGCTGCCATGGCAGGGACTTTGAAAGGCAAGGCCGAAGATGATTGGAGGGTCGCATTAGACAGACTAAGAAGATCAATTCCAGTGAATATCGAAAAAGGTTTGCAAAATCCTTACAATTGCCTGCGAGTAAGCTATAATAATTTGGACACTGAAGAAGCCAAGTCACTTTTCTTGTTGTGTTCTGTGTTCCCTGAAGATTTTAACATTCCAGTGGAAACTTTAATCAGAATTGCAATAGGGTTGGGCATAGTTGGAGAAGTTAGATCACTTGAAGGGGCAAGGAACGAAGTGAGTGCAGCGAAGAATATGCTAATAAGTTCTTGTTTGTTGTCATTGTCACACGACAATGATGATGGAGAATGTGTCAAAATGCATGATTTAGTTCGCAATATAGCCCTCTGGATTGCAAAGGAAGAGAATAAGATGGTGAAGTGTGCCTTGGAAAAGGATGTGACTTTTGAATCCAATTCCATAAAATATTTGTGGTGTAAGGAAGTTCCAATTGATTTGGATTGTTCTAGTATTGAATTTCTCTGCATAAAAACAGATCTGCACATTTCAgatgaaatttttgaaagaatggAAAGCCTCAAAGTTTTGTCTCTATGCTGGGAAGGTACTCACCGAAGAGCGCTATCAATCGCCTCGTTCAAATCGCTGTTGAACCTTCGCTGTCTGTTCTTAGAATGGTGGGAATTAGGTGATATCTCATCTATAGGCTGCATGAAGAAACTTGAAAGTCTTACGTTGTGTCTTTGTTCATTCTTTGAATTACCTGATGTTGTAACTACACAATTGACAAACTTGAGATTGCTACATTTGTCAAAGTGTGACATTGAAACTGATCCTTTAGGAGTGATTGGAAGACAACAACTGTTGGAAGAACTGTACTTCTATGATTATGAATGGGGTTTTGATATTGGAGAACATGCAgagttcttaaaaaaatttagtgtcCCTCAAGCATTGCGGAGGTATCAGATAAAGTTAGGACCTGAATTCGAAGATTATGAGAAAGAAATTCTCAGTGGTCATAGAACTTTAGTTCTTAGTTATTTTGATACATCAAATGCAGCAGTTGTGGATTTGGCCAAAAAAGCAGATGTTCTGCTCCTAGCAAATATCAAAGCAGGTGGGAAAAATATCATCCCTGACATATTTCAAATAGAAAGTGGAGGAGCTATGAATTACAGGTGGATTGAGCTTTGGTTACGTGATTCTGAGACGATAGAGTGTTTGGTAGATACTCGCAGCCATTATAAACAACTAGGAGCTCTCTTTTCCGAGTTGCGCAAACTGGCAATCGAACGTATGGAGCACTTAGCAGCATTATACCATGGTATGCCTCCGGTTGGCCTTTTCAAGAACTTAGAGCAACTATATATCTACAAATGTCCAGTTTTAACATGTCTCTTCATTCGTGCGGTTGCTCGAAATTTGATACAGCTGGAAAAACTAGAGATAGTGTCTTGTGATGGACTGAAATACATAATGGCAGATGATGACACAGAGGTAAAGGAGATTAACAGAGAAGATGACATTTTGGTGTTCTCAAAATTGAAGCAGCTTCGAATCAATGGGTGCTCGATGCTGGAATATACAATTCCAGTAGCCTTTGCTCAAAGCCTTGTACAGTTGGAGTCTCTGGAAATTTCCAGATGTGGTGAGTTGAAACAAGTGTTTGGACAAAGCATGCACCAAGGTCACAATCAAACTGAACCTGATATTGAGCTTCTTGCTCTTGAAAAGCTTCAACTTACTTCCAACTCGAATATGGTTAGCATTTTCCCCCAACATTGTTCTGCAACATTGCCATCTCTGTATGAGTTTTATCTGTGGGATTGTCCAAAGTTTGATGTAGCTGTCAATTCTTCCAAGGCTAATCGTTGGAAG GACGTTAGGATCATTGAGAAGGAGTTCCTGACTTCAAAATCTCTAGTGATAAACAACTCCAACATGGAAAGTATTTTTAACCTTGATCGGGTGGATACGCATGGACAACCAATCACCTTGAGTTTGCAACACCTACGAGTGCTTTATCTATGTCGAATGAAGTATATCTGTGTTGGTCTGGAAAACTCCTTTGCCTTTCAACATCTCaagaaattagaaatatatGGATGCGAAAAGGTTGAGGTAATCTTTCCTGTTTCTGCTCTGCGATACCTACCCGAATTGGAGCGACTAGAGATAACAGAATGCCAAGCCTTAAAGCAAATCATTGAAGAGGATGTGGAGAGTAAAAGGAGTTCGAATCGTTTTCATCGGCAGCCATGCTTCCCGAAACTAGCTGCACTTTTTGTCAACAATTGTCACAACTTAAAACGTCTGTTTTGTGTGTCTGTATCAAATGATCTTCCTAATCTAAAGTTGCTCATCATATGGGGTGCCAGTGAGCTAGAAGAACTGATCAGCGACGAGATCGGGAAGGCGAAAGTTGAGCTACCAAAGCTTAAGCTTGCAGTGCTAACCTATCTATCCAGTCTTTGccaagagattgaattgccCAGTCTAATGCTTCGTGTTGTCCATGATTGTCCAAAACTCTCTTTGACTTCATCATTTCCTACGCTTGAGGAGTTTGAAGGAAAACTTTCTGAATTGAACAAAG ATTTGGAAATTGATGAATTTTATAGGTGGAAGTTAGTCAAGATGGTAGGTGAAATTATTAAATCAGATAGCAGGGTTGAGGATCCTACTAAGGAAGTCACTACATACTTTCCAGTTGGCGCTGAAGATGAAACCAGAAGCACTATGGAAATTCATCAG AGTATTAAGAGAGACATTGGAGAAGGAGCTGCTTCACATAATGGCAAGACAGTAACCCTCTCAAATCATTCACAATCAGCTAGACCAAAGTCAGGCCAGTTAGTTAATTCTCGGCATAAATCATATTCACAT ccaacaaataaaaataatgacaatCGTCCTGTAATTGTTAGAGATTCCGAGTATGATGTTCCCATCAGTTTCGTCCAAATAGGGGAAGAAGACAACAATGACCGAAAAATTGCACCTTCTGTTTCTGTTCTCGCAGAAAAACATCCTGTCACCGAAGAAAATTTGGTGGAGAAGGTCGTTGCCGACATAGAAGAATCTCTAAAGATGCCTCTGAAGGACATAGCTAGTTCTGAGGCTAACTGTCTTCGCCTTCTAACTGCTCTTAAATTCTTGTCTCACCTTCCTCTAGAAGATGAGTCTCTATCAAGTGGACTTAAAGCAGTCGTAGACTCCTTACACCAAGAATTTCCAAGCATTCTATGGTCCTTTAAACAAGCCATTGCTGCCACGCATAGATTTGCAGTgcttgaagaaaagaagagatgcGTTATGGAAGAGCCGAGTTATCAAAACGAGAAAGCCTATGAGATGGAAGAAACTGTGAAGAAAGGAATCATTAGGCTGGGGAAAGAAATAGAGGACTGTGAAGCTGAACCGTCATCTCTTGAAGAGGAAAAGAAGCAATGCATTTTCGAAAGTACAAGGGTGAAAAAGGAATCTGAGAGTGTGAGGAGAGACATTCCCCAAATGGTGGAATATCAAAGAAAAGCTAAGCAGCAATTATTTGAGGTCAATTATAAATGGTCAGCTTTGTGTAGTCAATTTCAGCTTAACCACATGGTTGCCAGAAGACCCTCTTAA